A single Cryptosporangium phraense DNA region contains:
- a CDS encoding glycosyltransferase family 9 protein, which produces MRTLIARLDSAGDVLLAGPTVRAAAASSAWVTLLCGPQGAAAARLLPGVDDVIVWDAPWVGLEPPPVRADDIAAITASLADRRLDRALILTSFHQSPLPTALLLRLAGVGWIGADSVDYPGSLLDLRHQRGDDRHEADAALDLARAAGFALPSNDDGRLAITAPPNVTGLTGPEPYVVVHPGAAVPARAPGFGTAVEITTALLQAGHRVVLTGGPGETALTSSVAYRTGALDLGGRTDLHGLAGILAGADAVVVGNTGPAHLAAAVGTPVVSLFAPVVPAQRWAPYRVPSVVLGDQRAACRDTRARTCPIPGHPCLTSIRGEDVLAAVDGLIPRVKKRPAPQNTREVTA; this is translated from the coding sequence ATGAGGACGCTGATCGCCCGGCTCGACAGCGCCGGTGATGTGCTGCTCGCCGGGCCCACGGTCCGGGCCGCGGCCGCGTCCTCGGCCTGGGTGACGCTGCTGTGCGGCCCGCAGGGAGCGGCCGCGGCCCGCCTGCTGCCCGGCGTCGACGACGTGATCGTCTGGGACGCGCCCTGGGTCGGCCTCGAGCCGCCGCCGGTCCGCGCCGACGACATCGCCGCGATCACCGCGTCGCTGGCCGACCGGCGCCTCGACCGCGCGCTGATCCTGACCAGCTTCCACCAGAGCCCGCTGCCGACCGCGCTGCTGCTGCGCCTGGCCGGCGTCGGCTGGATCGGCGCCGACAGCGTCGACTACCCGGGCTCGCTGCTCGACCTGCGTCACCAGCGGGGCGACGACCGCCACGAGGCCGACGCGGCCCTCGACCTGGCCCGCGCGGCCGGCTTCGCGCTCCCGTCCAACGACGACGGCCGCCTCGCGATCACGGCGCCCCCGAACGTCACCGGCCTGACCGGCCCCGAGCCTTACGTCGTCGTCCATCCGGGAGCCGCGGTTCCGGCCCGGGCGCCCGGCTTCGGGACCGCGGTGGAGATCACGACCGCGCTGCTGCAGGCCGGCCACCGCGTCGTCCTCACCGGCGGGCCCGGCGAGACCGCGCTGACCTCGTCGGTCGCCTACCGCACGGGCGCGCTCGACCTCGGCGGACGCACCGACCTGCACGGCCTGGCCGGCATCCTCGCCGGAGCCGACGCGGTCGTCGTCGGCAACACCGGCCCGGCGCACCTGGCCGCGGCCGTCGGCACCCCGGTCGTCTCATTGTTCGCGCCGGTCGTCCCGGCCCAGCGCTGGGCGCCCTACCGCGTCCCGTCGGTGGTGCTCGGCGACCAGCGGGCGGCCTGCCGGGACACCCGTGCCCGGACCTGCCCGATCCCCGGCCATCCCTGCCTCACCTCGATCCGCGGCGAGGACGTCCTGGCCGCGGTCGACGGACTCATCCCCCGGGTCAAGAAGCGGCCCGCTCCTCAGAACACCCGGGAGGTGACCGCGTGA
- a CDS encoding D-glycero-alpha-D-manno-heptose-1,7-bisphosphate 7-phosphatase — MRHVPARSAFAPDAWVYVDPARPRPRDSGSGLPRAVLFDRDGTLTEDDPPYNGDPDNVVLRPGAKEAVLLLRARRIAVGVVSNQSGVGRGLLTRAQVESVADRIQHLLDDPLDVWTFCPHTPGEGCACRKPEPGMVLAGTEALGVDPADTVVIGDIGADLGAAAAAGAGGILVPTPVTRAEEIAAAPGTAPDLFSAVSHLLRPGPRSLPLAREVSR, encoded by the coding sequence GTGAGGCACGTCCCGGCTCGCTCCGCGTTCGCGCCCGACGCGTGGGTGTACGTGGACCCGGCGCGACCCCGACCCCGGGACAGCGGCTCCGGGCTGCCCCGGGCGGTGCTGTTCGACCGGGACGGCACGCTGACCGAGGACGACCCGCCCTACAACGGCGACCCGGACAACGTCGTGCTCCGCCCGGGCGCCAAAGAGGCGGTGCTGCTCCTGCGGGCCCGCCGCATCGCGGTCGGCGTCGTCAGCAATCAGTCGGGCGTCGGCCGCGGCCTGCTCACCCGGGCCCAGGTCGAGTCCGTCGCCGACCGCATCCAGCACCTCCTCGACGACCCCCTCGACGTCTGGACGTTCTGCCCGCACACCCCGGGCGAGGGCTGCGCCTGCCGCAAACCCGAGCCGGGGATGGTGCTCGCCGGCACCGAGGCGCTCGGCGTCGATCCGGCCGACACGGTCGTGATCGGCGACATCGGCGCGGACCTCGGCGCCGCGGCCGCCGCGGGAGCCGGCGGCATCCTGGTCCCGACCCCGGTGACCAGGGCCGAGGAGATCGCCGCCGCCCCGGGCACGGCCCCGGACCTGTTCAGCGCCGTCTCGCACCTGCTCCGCCCGGGCCCGCGGTCGCTCCCGCTGGCCCGCGAGGTCTCCCGATGA
- a CDS encoding glycosyltransferase family 2 protein produces the protein MTYSVVIPTVGRASLADCLRALAESAGPAPAEVVVVDDRPLTDCGPLGVGLDRVDRVVYSCGNGPAAARNAGWRATTTPWVVFLDDDVVPSRTWAADLARDLDEADPATAAVQGRITVPLPAGRRPTDFERNTAGLETSRWITADIAYRRSALAAVSGFDERFPRAFREDADLALRVADAGWGLTVGRRVTVHPVRTAGPLVSVSAQAGNADDVLMRRLHGADWAERAEAPRGRITRHAVIAAAGAAAVGLAVSGRRRAALAAAGAWAVGTAEFAAARIAPGPRSRSEVLTMLATSAVIPFAAVGHRLRGEWRHRRATPWPPPAAAGAAAPGGSVDTSAAPSRSDVPHSAVAR, from the coding sequence ATGACCTACTCGGTGGTGATCCCGACCGTCGGCCGTGCGTCGCTGGCCGACTGTCTGCGGGCTCTCGCCGAGAGCGCCGGTCCGGCTCCGGCCGAGGTCGTCGTGGTGGACGACCGGCCGCTGACCGACTGCGGGCCGCTCGGCGTCGGCCTCGACCGGGTCGACCGGGTCGTCTACAGCTGCGGGAACGGGCCGGCCGCGGCCCGGAACGCGGGCTGGCGGGCGACGACGACGCCGTGGGTCGTGTTCCTGGACGACGACGTCGTGCCGTCGCGGACCTGGGCCGCCGACCTCGCTCGCGACCTGGACGAAGCCGATCCGGCGACGGCCGCGGTGCAGGGGCGGATCACGGTGCCGCTGCCGGCCGGTCGCCGGCCGACCGACTTCGAGCGGAACACCGCCGGGCTCGAGACCTCCCGGTGGATCACCGCGGACATCGCCTACCGCCGGTCGGCGCTGGCCGCCGTCAGCGGCTTCGACGAGCGCTTCCCCCGCGCGTTCCGCGAGGACGCGGACCTCGCGCTGCGGGTCGCCGACGCCGGGTGGGGCCTGACCGTGGGACGGCGGGTCACCGTCCATCCGGTCCGGACGGCCGGCCCGCTCGTGTCGGTCTCCGCTCAAGCCGGCAATGCGGACGACGTCCTGATGCGACGGTTGCACGGGGCAGACTGGGCCGAGCGGGCCGAGGCGCCGCGCGGGCGGATCACGCGGCACGCGGTGATCGCCGCGGCCGGGGCGGCGGCGGTGGGGCTGGCGGTGTCCGGCCGGCGGCGGGCGGCGCTGGCCGCAGCGGGCGCCTGGGCGGTGGGCACGGCCGAGTTCGCGGCCGCCCGGATCGCGCCCGGCCCGCGCAGCCGGTCCGAGGTGCTCACGATGCTCGCGACCAGCGCGGTGATCCCGTTCGCGGCGGTCGGCCACCGGCTCCGCGGCGAGTGGCGCCACCGCCGAGCGACGCCCTGGCCGCCCCCGGCCGCTGCGGGCGCCGCCGCTCCCGGCGGAAGCGTGGACACTTCGGCGGCCCCGAGCCGGTCGGACGTTCCACACTCGGCGGTGGCGCGGTGA